TATACTTATCTCAAAAACTACCCAGAAGCAGAGAATTTTTTTAAGAAGACCATCTTAATAAATCCTAGCAGTGAAATGAGTTATTATCAATTAGGAGTAATTTATAACGAAGAAGGAAACTTTGAAAAAGCCATAGAAATGTTTTATAAAACCATAGAGCTTGATAAAACCTTTGCCGATGCCTATAATTACATTGGATATATCTATGCCGAAAGAGGTATTAAGCTCCAAGAGTCCTTAGAATTAATTAAAAAAGCTCTTGAGTTAAGGCCTAATAATGGCTATATTATCGATAGCTTAGGTTGGGTTTATTATAAATTGTCGAAGTATGATCAAGCCTTAGAACAATTAGAAAAAGCTTACCATTTGATCAAGGATGACCCTACTGTCTTAGAACACTTAGGTGATGCCTATCTAAAGAAGAATATGTTTAAAAAAGCTTACCAAGCATATCAAGAGGCAAAAAAATTTGGAAGCAAAAGGGAAGAATTAGGGGAAAAGATTAGCCATTTAGAAAACATTTTAAAAAAAGAGAAAGGAGAAAAAAACAGTGAGTAAGATCTTAAATATTCAGGCTCGAGAAATATTGGATTCTCGAGGAAATCCTACCGTGGAAGTGGATGTAACTTTAGAAACAGGTGTCATAGGAAGAGCGGCGGTTCCTTCTGGCGCTTCCACCGGTAAGCATGAGGCAGTGGAGCTAAGAGATAAAGACAAAAACCGTTACATGGGAAAAGGGGTCTTAAATGCTGTTAAAGCAGCAAATGAAATTATTGCCTTAGAATTAAAAGGAAAAGAAGCTTTAGACCAATGTACCATAGATCAACTGATGATAAAACTTGATGGCACTGAGAATAAGTCTAAGTTAGGGGCTAATGCTATCTTAGGAGTTTCTTTAGCGGTGGCCAAAGCTTCTGCCAATGATCTAAAACTTCCTCTTTATCGTTATTTAGGTGGCGTAAATGCTCATCTCCTTCCGGTGCCTTTGATGAATATCTTAAATGGTGGAAAACATGCTAATAACTTAATTGATATTCAAGAGTTCATGATAGTTCCACTGGGGGCAAAAAGCTTTAGAGAAGCTTTAAGATGGGGGACAGAGGTGTTTCATCATTTAAAGACCGAACTTTTATCAATAGGAGAAATTACTATGGTAGGGGACGAAGGTGGTTTTGCTCCTAATTTAAAATCAAGCGAAGAAGCTTTAAAGATAATTATAAAAGCTATTGAAAGATCTGGATACAAAGCAGGTGAAGATATTTACTTAGCCTTGGATATTGCTGCTAACGAACTCTTATCTGAAGAAGGAGTTTATGATTTTACGGGAGAAGGTGAAAGACGAGATACCCAGGAGATGATTGAATATTATGACTATTTATGCAAGAAATATCCTATCATCTCTCTTGAGGATGGTTTATCAGAAGATGATTGGGAAGGATGGACAAATTTAAATAGTAAGTTGGGGGATAAGGTTCAAGTAGTAGGAGATGACTTATTTGTTACTAATCCTAAAAGACTTTCTGCCGGAATAAGAGTTAAAGCAGCTAATTCCATCTTAATTAAGTTAAATCAAATTGGGACTCTAAGTGAGGCTTTATCTACTATTAATCTATCTAAAAAAGCCAGCTTTTCTTGTATGATTTCTCATCGGAGCGGAGAGACAGAAGATACTTCTATTGCTGATGTTGCCGTAGCCGTTAACGCTGGTCAGATTAAGACAGGTTCTACTTGTCGAACCGATAGAATGGCCAAATATAATCAGCTTCTCCGCATTGAAGAAGAATTAGGAAATAGTGCTATTTATGCCGGGAAGAATGCTTTTAGGAGAGGATAAAATTTTAGCAAGATTTAATTGCCAAATAATTATCTTGCTTATTCTTAATTTTTCTGGTATATTTTTTTAAAGTTTTTAGAAAGGTAAACTACTTTTAAATTTTAAAGTTAGCTATATATAGGAGGGTTTATGCCTAAGGTAAATATTGCCGTTGTAGGTTGTGGGTATTGGGGACCTAATTTAATCCGAAATTTTTATCAAGTAAAAGAAGTAAACAAAATTTTTGCTTGCGATAAAGATCTAAGCCGCCTTACTAAAATGAAAGAGCTTTTTCCTGCCATTAATGTGACTGAAAAATTTGACGAGATTATTAATAACCCAGAGATTGATGCGGTCGTTGTTGCTACTCATGTCTCCTTACATTACGAGTTAGGAGAAAAAGTATTAAAAAGTAAAAAACATCTCTTTGTAGAAAAACCTTTCACTTCTTCAACCCTGCAAGCAAAAAAACTGATAAGTTTAGCTAAAGAAAACAAAAGAGTAGTCATGGTAGGGCATACCTTTGAGTATACTCCAGCGGTCAATAAGATTAAGGAAATTATTAATAGTGGAGAATTAGGAGAGATATATTATGTAGATATGAGTCGTTTAAATTTAGGCTTGTTTCAACGTGATATTAATGTCATTTGGGATTTAGCTCCTCATGACCTTTCCATCTTAATGTATGTTTTAGAAAAACGTCCTATTTCCCTTTCTGCTTTTGGAACCTCTCATGTTATTGAAGGCATTGAAGATGTAGCCATGGTAAGACTTGAATTTTCAGAGAGATTATCAGCTTTCCTCCATCTTAGCTGGTTAGACCCTTGTAAAGTCAGAAGAGCTACCATCGTAGGAAGTAAAAAAATGTTGGTTTATAATGATATTACCCCTTTAGAAAAGATTAGAATTTACGACCGGGGAGTAGATTCTGAGTCTCCTTATGATAGTTTTGGAGAATTTCATCTCTCTTATCGTTATGGTGATATTTATATTCCCATGATTTCCGGGGTAGAGCCATTAAAGATAGAATGTTCTCATTTTGTAGAATGTATCTTAGAAGGAAAGAGACCTAAGACTGATGGTCAAAATGGTTTAAATGTAGTGACTATCTTAGAAGCTACTCAAAAATCAATTAAGAACAATGGGAAAAGCATTGACTTGGACTGGAACTAATTTATAGTTCTAATTTATAGTTAAAGAAAGGAAAAAAGTTATGAAGGTTCAATTTGTTGATTTAAAGACTCAATATTCAGAGATTAAAGAAGAAATCTTACAAGCCATCAATGAAGTTTTAGATAATAATGCTTATATCTTAGGAAAGAGTGTGGCTTCCTTTGAAGAAGGTTTTGCTAATTTTTGCCGGGCTAAATATGCCGTAGCTTTAAATTCTGGAACAGCCGCTCTTCATTTAGCCTTACTTGGTTACAATATTGGACAAGGCGATGAGGTCATCACGGTGCCTAATACTTTTATCGCTACAGCAGAAGGAATCTCTCACGCTGGAGCTAGACCTGTCTTTGTAGATATCAATCCTCAAACTTATAATATGGATCCTGATAAGATTGAAGAAAAGATTACCAGTAAGACTAAAGCTATTATTCCTGTTCATCTTTATGGCCAACCTTGCGATATGGAACCTATTATGGAATTAGCCAAAAGATATAACTTAGTAGTGATCGAAGATGCTTGCCAGGCCCATGGAGCAGAGGATAAAGGACAAAGAGTAGGCTCTATCGGCCAAGCGGCAGCTTTTAGCTTTTATCCTGGAAAAAATTTAGGTGCCTATGGAGAAGGAGGTATGGTTACCACCAATGACGCCGAAGTAGCTACCAAGATAAGGATACTTCGTGACCATGGCTCTTCTCAGAAATACTTCCACCAGTATATTGGTTATAACTATCGGATGGAAGGGATCCAAGGAGCAGTATTAGGGGTAAAACTCAAAAGATTAGATCAATGGACCCAAAGACGTCGCCAAAATGCAGAAACCTACCATCAACTTCTATCTTCTTGTCCAGAAGTAATTACTCCCAAAGAAAAAAATTCTTGCAAACATGTTTACCATCTCTATGTAATTAGAGTGAAAAACAGAGATAAACTCCAGGAATATCTTAAAGAGAATAATATAGAGACAGGTCTTCATTACCCTCTGCCTATCCACCTTCAAAAAGCTTATCAATTTTTAGGCTACCAAGAAGGTAACTTTCCAATCAGTGAAACGGCTTCCAAAGAAATCTTGTCTCTTCCTATGCATCCAGAGCTTACTTATCAGCAAATAGAAAAAGTAGTTAATACTATTAAAGAATTTTTAAGCAAATGAAGAGTCTTAAGATTTGGTTAGGAATATTAATAACTGCTCTTTTTCTCTATCTTATCTTAAGAAAAGCTAATCTTACCCAAGTAGGAAATTCTTTAAAAGAAGCTCAGTATCACTACTTAATTCCTTCGGTCCTGGCGATAATCATCAGCTTTTACTTTAGAGCTATTCGTTGGGTCTATCTTCTTGAGCCCCTAAAAAAGATTAGTGTTAAATCTACCTTTCCTACCATCATGATAAGTTTTATGGTTAATGACATCTTACCTGCTCGAGCAGGAGAATTTGTCCGAGCTTACCTTATTGGAAAAAAAGAAAATATTAGCAAAAGTGCTTCTTTTGCTACTATTGTCATAGAAAGATTATTTGATATTGCTACTCTCTTATTGCTAATGATAACCTTAATTACTTTTTTTTCTTTTCCTCCTTGGATAAAAAAATCGGGGTTTATCTTAATCATCTTTTTTTTCTTTTGCTTGGCAATCCTTTTTTTTATTAACACTTATTTTAGTCTTTATGAAAGACTATTTCATAAGCT
Above is a window of bacterium DNA encoding:
- the eno gene encoding phosphopyruvate hydratase, with the translated sequence MSKILNIQAREILDSRGNPTVEVDVTLETGVIGRAAVPSGASTGKHEAVELRDKDKNRYMGKGVLNAVKAANEIIALELKGKEALDQCTIDQLMIKLDGTENKSKLGANAILGVSLAVAKASANDLKLPLYRYLGGVNAHLLPVPLMNILNGGKHANNLIDIQEFMIVPLGAKSFREALRWGTEVFHHLKTELLSIGEITMVGDEGGFAPNLKSSEEALKIIIKAIERSGYKAGEDIYLALDIAANELLSEEGVYDFTGEGERRDTQEMIEYYDYLCKKYPIISLEDGLSEDDWEGWTNLNSKLGDKVQVVGDDLFVTNPKRLSAGIRVKAANSILIKLNQIGTLSEALSTINLSKKASFSCMISHRSGETEDTSIADVAVAVNAGQIKTGSTCRTDRMAKYNQLLRIEEELGNSAIYAGKNAFRRG
- a CDS encoding Gfo/Idh/MocA family oxidoreductase, with product MPKVNIAVVGCGYWGPNLIRNFYQVKEVNKIFACDKDLSRLTKMKELFPAINVTEKFDEIINNPEIDAVVVATHVSLHYELGEKVLKSKKHLFVEKPFTSSTLQAKKLISLAKENKRVVMVGHTFEYTPAVNKIKEIINSGELGEIYYVDMSRLNLGLFQRDINVIWDLAPHDLSILMYVLEKRPISLSAFGTSHVIEGIEDVAMVRLEFSERLSAFLHLSWLDPCKVRRATIVGSKKMLVYNDITPLEKIRIYDRGVDSESPYDSFGEFHLSYRYGDIYIPMISGVEPLKIECSHFVECILEGKRPKTDGQNGLNVVTILEATQKSIKNNGKSIDLDWN
- a CDS encoding DegT/DnrJ/EryC1/StrS family aminotransferase — its product is MKVQFVDLKTQYSEIKEEILQAINEVLDNNAYILGKSVASFEEGFANFCRAKYAVALNSGTAALHLALLGYNIGQGDEVITVPNTFIATAEGISHAGARPVFVDINPQTYNMDPDKIEEKITSKTKAIIPVHLYGQPCDMEPIMELAKRYNLVVIEDACQAHGAEDKGQRVGSIGQAAAFSFYPGKNLGAYGEGGMVTTNDAEVATKIRILRDHGSSQKYFHQYIGYNYRMEGIQGAVLGVKLKRLDQWTQRRRQNAETYHQLLSSCPEVITPKEKNSCKHVYHLYVIRVKNRDKLQEYLKENNIETGLHYPLPIHLQKAYQFLGYQEGNFPISETASKEILSLPMHPELTYQQIEKVVNTIKEFLSK
- a CDS encoding flippase-like domain-containing protein codes for the protein MKSLKIWLGILITALFLYLILRKANLTQVGNSLKEAQYHYLIPSVLAIIISFYFRAIRWVYLLEPLKKISVKSTFPTIMISFMVNDILPARAGEFVRAYLIGKKENISKSASFATIVIERLFDIATLLLLMITLITFFSFPPWIKKSGFILIIFFFFCLAILFFINTYFSLYERLFHKLFFFISFQKREKILIRIKHFTLGLAVFKSPKLLILIFLYSLIVWFLISASVYFGLLIFNLNLPFYTSFFVTVVIAISLMLPSAPGFIGTFQFACVSSLALFQVNKDTALSFSIILHAIQFLPIIFIGYFFMIKENLSFSSFRRVDKNDNQ